From Polaribacter haliotis:
TGTGTACATTTTCGTTTTACCAAAGGAAACAGCCACACGCATTCCTTTCTGCAAGAAATTTGCTTCTTCTTCGGTTACAGAATACGTAAAAGTTTTCTGTAATGGAATTGGTAATATGACGTTTATAAAGTGGATAATTACTGTTTTTGTATGAAACCAAAATTACGCAAAAATTAAAGTTTATGGTTAAAAAGTAAAAAGAATACTTTACCAAATGTTTAAATATTTTTTTTTTATTTTCTTATCTTTAGAAAATTTATTAAATCATTTTCTAATGAATAAGTATCAAATTATTTTAATTCTCTGTCTTTCTACTATTTTTTTGTCTTGTAAAAAAAATAATACACAAAAAGTTCAAAAACAAAAAGTTATGGCTAATCTTAATAGAGAAATACCTTTAGAAAATTTAAAAACTTATATACAAACAAACGACAATTATTATTCTAAGAAAATTTTAGAAAATGAAATTAAAGGAATACATGTTGTACATAAAGCAATTACTAAAAATTTTGAGGATACTAGAAAAGATGGTTTTAAAGTTATATATCTATTTATAAAGGGAAATGGAACAGTAATAGCCAATAATAAAGCATTTGAAATTGTTCCTGAAACTATTTTATTGCCTAATAAATTTCAACGAATTTCTATAAATGTTAGTAAAAAAGATACACTTCATTTTTTAAAAATATCTAGTAAATTAACAAAACAAGATGTATTAGATTTAAAAGAGTTTCCAAAAGAACATACAGAAAATGTGTATTATGCAAAATTTACAGACTGTGAATCTTATACAGAGCCAATTAAAAGTCCAAATACAGTAAGTAGAACTATTTTACCCAATAAATACATACCAAGAATTGCTATGGGAACTGTTCAAACAAAGGGACCAGATAGAGTTGGTTTTCATGAACACCCAATGTTAGAACAGTTGTTTTTAGGTCTTTCTAAAAATAATTCTGTTGTATATGCAGATAAAACACAAATAAATTTTTCAGAATTTTCTGTGCTACACATTCCTCTTGGCTCTAGTCATTCTGTTTCTGTTGAAAAGGATGAAATAATGTACTATGTTTGGATGGACTTTTTTAGAGATAAAAAAGGTGAAGAATGGTTAAAAACTCATAAAACAAAAAAGGAAGACTAAAAATTTAAATTTTTATTATTTGTTTCAAAGTCTATCAAATTATTTCAATTTGATAAAATAAAACAAACTTAGGCGTGATAAAAAATTATATTGGAAAGCGCGAAATAGCTCCAAATAAAAAAGATTTCTCCACAAGGTCGAAATGACAGCGAGGTTTTATTTTGGCATTTTGAGAGAAGAGAAACGAAGTCGAAAAATCTGACTTTTCAATTGTGAGATTTCTCCACAAGGTCGAAATGACAGGTGAATTCTATTCTTCTTCGTCAGTTTTACGCTCTTTAAATTTACGAGTTCCTTCATACAATTCGTACTTCACGAATTTACAGTTTAAATCACCATTTTTAAGTGCAATTCTTTTGGAAGTTCGCAAACCTACAGCCTTTAAAGCATCTGTATCTGAAGTGATTAACCAAGCCATAGAACCTGGGTAGTTGTGTTTTAAAGTATCGCCAATTTTCTTATAAAATTCTTCTGTATCGATATTTAAACGCTCGCCATAAGGTGGATTAAATATAATAGTCGTGTTTCCAAAAACTTCTTTTTTAGAGTTGAAAAAGTTTACATGATGTACACCAATAAACTCATCTAAATTTGCATTTTCGACATTCGCCTGCGCTTTTTGAACTGCAGATGGTGCTTTATCAAAACCCATTATTTTAAAGTGAGAAGAACGAATTTTCTTCAATAAAGAATCTTGAATTATGAAATACAATTCCTCGTCATAATCTTTCCAATTCTCGAAAGCAAAGAGTTTTCTGTTAATATTTGCTGGAATATTATTGGCAATCATAGCTGCTTCAATTAAAATAGTTCCAGAACCACACATTGGGTCTATAAAATTTTCTTCGCCTGTATAACCAGACAATAAAACCATACCTGCTGCCAAAACTTCGTTAATTGGTGCAATATTTGTTGCAGTTCTATACCCTCTTTTATGTAAAGAATCTCCAGAGGAATCTAAAGAAACTGTTAACCATTCTTTGTGGATATGAATGTGAATTTTTAAATCTGGGTAATCTAAATCTACATTGGGTCTTTTGCTATATTTATGACGAAAATAATCGGCAATTGCATCTTTCGATTTTAAAGAAATATAATGCGAGTTAGAAGTAAAGTTCTTAGAATTTACTACAGCTCCAATTGCAAAAGTACCTTCAGTTTCTAAATAATTTTCCCATTTAATTTTTTGAATTGCTTCGTATAAATCTTCTTCATCGTAAATTTTACAGGTTTTTATGGGTTTTAAAACACGAACAGCCGTTCTTAAAGCAATATTTGCTTTGTACATAAAACCTTTGTCGCCACGAAAAGTAACGCTTCTAATACCTTCTTTTATGTCTTGTGCTCCTAAATCTTTTAGTTCTTTTGCTAATACACCTTCTAAACCGAAAAGTGTGGTGGCCGTCATTTTAAAATCCTTGTCCATACTTGTAAAAATTGACTGCAAAAATACATTTTATAAATAGGAAAAATTAGTATTTGAAAAATTCATTTTTTCAGAAGTAAGATTTAATTACTTTTACCGTCTCAAAAATAAATTCTTTAGAAAAAAATTAGAGAATTTATTTTTAGATTCCTGTTGGAATTTATCTTGAGCGAAGTCGAAAGGCAGGAATGACATTTTAAAGATTTTTTTTTCAAAAAAAATCATTTTTCAAACTTATGAAAACAAAAGATTGGTTTACAGAGTGGTTTAATACCTCTTATTATCACATATTATATAAAGATAGAAACGATTCTGATGCTCAGTTATTTATGAAAAATATAACTGAATTTTTAGCGTTGCCAAAATCGACACATATTTTAGATTTACCATGTGGAAAAGGACGTCATTCTGTGTTTTTAAATTCTTTAGGTTATAAAGTTACTGGAGGAGATTTGTCTAAAAACAGTATAGAATTTGCGAAACAATTCGAAAATGATACTTTAAATTTTGAGGTTCATGATATGCGTAAACCTTTCAATAATAATTACGATTCTGTTTTTAATTTATTTACAAGTTTTGGATATTTTGAAGATGATGCTGAAGATATTTTAATTCTAAAAAATATAAAAAACGGATTAAGCAAAGATGGTTATTTTGTCTTCGATTTTTTAAATGCTAATAAAGTGAAAGCAAATTTAGTTACAGAAGAAACTAAAATTGTAGACGACATTACCTTCAACATAAAAAGAGAAATAACAAATGGGTTTATTCTTAAGCAAATTTCTTTTTTTGCAGATGGAAAAAAACATTCTTATACTGAGCGAGTAAAGTTTTTAGATTTAGAAAAAATGACTTCTTATTTAAACAAAGTTGGTTTTACAATAAAAAATGTTTTTGGAGATTATAGTTTGAATGATTTCGATCCTAAAACTTCCAATCGATTAATTTTAACGGCAAAATAATGAGTTATATTCTTTTGGTTTTATCTGTTCTACTAGGTTCTACTTTGGTTTTCGTTATAAAACCGAGTAAAAAAATTGTTCGGTTATTATTAGCTTTTAGTGGTTCTTACCTCCTATCTGTTACCATTTTACATTTATTACCAGATGTTTACACGATTAATTCTGATGCTACAATTGTAGGTGTTTTCATCTTGGTAGGAATTATTTTACAATCTGTTTTAGAATCGTTTTCTAAAGGTGCAGAACATGGCCATATTCACATTCATTCAGATGGAAAAAAATTTCCAACTTTACTTTTTGTAAGTTTATGCTTGCATGCTTTTTCGGAAGGTTTGCCAATACATCATGCAGATGATAATTTATTATGGGCAATTGTGGTGCATAAAATTCCAATTGCAATTGTGTTGACTACTTTTTTATTACACACGAATTATCCTAAGAAAACAGTTTTCCTATTTTTATCATTCTTTGCACTAATGAGTCCTTTAGGAATACTTTTAGGAGATAAAATTCCATTTTTTACTACTTATGCAACTGAAATAACGGCTTTAATTATTGGAGTTTTCTTACATATTTCTACCATTATTCTTTTTGAAAGCACTGAGAATCATAAATTTAACTTGCAGAAGTTTATTGCGATTCTTTTGGGAGTTTTACTTACTATTTTTACTTTATAGATTTTTACCTATTTTTAAGGAACGAATTATACCTAATTGTAGGTATGTTTATATTTTGAATATTTATGATATTTGGAGTATTACTAACTAAAACTATAAAACAATGGTTGAAAAAAAAAATTTAACTACTTATGTAAACATTAACGATAATGAAAATTACCAACTCTTATACGCAACACAATCTTATTTCAGTTTTTTTTGTGTTTATGGTAAATTTAAAACTGAAATGGGTATTGACGAAAATAATAATGAAATTAAATTATTAAAGTCTATTGATTTTCATATTAAAAACTATAAAGGTTTTACTTATGAATTTAAAGATGTTAACCCTGACATATTAGAATATAAAGATAACACATTAAGAATTGGATATAAGTTTACCATGCATGGTGGAATTAGAAGAGATAACACAGTAGATACATTCAAAGATATTACTGGAATAAAAAATATTTTCTTTTCAAGTGATCCTGATAATTTTAGTGAAATGGATACATTAGGTTTAAAAGAATTAAAGGAAAGGTTTATTGATATCGAATATTATTCTAACATAAAAGAAGATAATAATTTTTCAGCAAGTTTTTTAAAGGTAATTGAAGAATTAGAAGGCAGGGTTAAGGATGCAAACTACATGAAAACATTTTCTCCCTTAGCTGTCGGAGATAATTGTAGAAATTCGCTTATGATGGTTATAGATGGTTAAGATTTATAAAATCTTAATTGTTTTTTTTGTTTCTCATCATTTTTACTCACAAGAAAATGATGGGGTTTTCTTATTTTTTGATGAAATACAAAAACTTAATTTCGCAAAATCTATTGAAATAGCTAATAAATTAGAAGATCCTGTAAAAACTAAGCTTATATTGTTATCAAAAATAATTGAAGATGATAGACAAACTAAACTTGATCGTTTAGATATAAGTTACAAGTTTTTAAAATATAATTCAAAAGATAATTTAGATACTTACTTTTATCATATAATAAAAGGATTTCAGTTTTTGAATTATACTAAAAACAGGTTAAAATCTTATAATAATTTTTTAAAAGCTTACGAAGTATCTTTAAATATTGATTCAAAACAACTTTCAAAATTCGCTTTACAATCTACACTTATCTTCTACAGAAAAGGTATTTTACAAGGCACTAAAGATTACACAATATTTTTAAAGCAATATAAAAAATTATGTACATCTAATTTTGACTGGTTATATTATTATAGTTTTAAGTTTAATCTTTTGAGCCAAACTATTACATACAATGAAAAGAAATCAAAAAATCAGATTCTATATAATAAAATTTTTGAAAAATATGATTCATTAATTGTTAATAGTAATAATTTAGGAAAATTAAAGTTTTTGTATTTTATAGACAAAGGAAATCATATTATAAGAGAAAATCCCAAGCTAGCAAAACAATTTTTTATGAAGTCTTGGGCTTATTATGAGAATAGTAAATTTTTTAGATTTCAAAAATTTTATGGATTAATAAGTCTTTCTAGAGTCACAAGTTTATTAAATGAGCATAAAAAAGGGATAGAATATCTTAATCAAGCAAAGCAATATATAAGTTTTAATGATAGTTTATGGGATAAATATGATATAAGTGCTCACAAGGCAAATCATTTCTATCATTTAAAACAATATGATTCAGCTTACTATTATGAAAAAGATGTACGGTTTTTAGGTTTTAAAATTAATTTTCAAAAAGAAAACCAACAAGTTTCAGAGCTAAAAGTAGAATTAGATACAGAAAAAAAAGAAAAAGAAAACCTCCAATTAAAACAAAAAAACCTAGAAACAGAAGCAGAGAGTAAGCAAAGAAGAAACATGCTAATTGCTTCTCTTCTATTTATTTTATCTGCAGGAACAATTGCTATTCTATTATTAAAAAACTCCAAAAGAAAAAGAAAACTTGCAGAACAACAAAAAGCTTTAGAAACTCAAAAAAACCTAACGTTACTTAAGGAACAAGAATTAACTACCATAAATGCTATGGTAGATGGGCAAGAAAAAGAACGTAAACGAATTGCAGAAGATTTACATGATAATTTAGGCTCTGTTTTAGCAACTTTAAAACTACATTTCGAGAATCTTCAAATTAATAAAGAAAAAAAGAAAATTAACCAAGAAGAACTATTTAACAAAACCGAGAGCTTAATAGATGAAGCTTATTTAAAAGTAAGAAGTATTGCGCATGCCAAAAATGCTGGTGTAATTGCAAACCAAGGTTTGTTAACAGCTGTGCAAATGATGGCAGAAAAAATATCTTCCGCAGATAAAATTAATATAGAAGTTATTCATTTTGGTCTTGATAAACGTCTAGATAATAGTTTAGAAATTACTGTTTTTCGAATTATTCAAGAGTTAATTACCAATATTATAAAACATGCTGAAGCTAAAAATGCAACTATAAATATTTCCTTATATGATAAAAATCTAAATATTATTATAGAAGATAATGGTAAAGGATTTAATGTGAAGAAGGTAAATCTAAAAGATGGAATGGGAATAAGCTCCATAAAAACAAGAGTAGAACATTTAAAAGGAACTTTTGAAATAGATGCTACTATTGGCAAAGGAAGCTCTGTAATTATTGATATTCCTTTAGAGTAAAGTCACTACTAATAGGTATTTTAAATAGTTTTAAAATGCTATTTTTGATTTTAAGTAAACCAAATAAACTAATTTTAATTAAAATTTTATTATGAAAAAATCTACTATATTTTTATTTCTATTTGGTGTTACTGTAATACTTGCAATAATAATTGTTATTAATTTAAAAGATACTTTAGATTTAAAGAGTGCAGAGTTTTGGGTTTATAGAGTTGTTGTTTCTTTAGGTGCTGCTGCAATTAGTATTTCAATTCCAGGAATGTTAACCATTAATTATACTCCAAAAAGTAATGACTACAATACTGAAGTATCTAAAAATAGTAACAGAATCTTTGAAACGTTAG
This genomic window contains:
- a CDS encoding THUMP domain-containing class I SAM-dependent RNA methyltransferase, translating into MDKDFKMTATTLFGLEGVLAKELKDLGAQDIKEGIRSVTFRGDKGFMYKANIALRTAVRVLKPIKTCKIYDEEDLYEAIQKIKWENYLETEGTFAIGAVVNSKNFTSNSHYISLKSKDAIADYFRHKYSKRPNVDLDYPDLKIHIHIHKEWLTVSLDSSGDSLHKRGYRTATNIAPINEVLAAGMVLLSGYTGEENFIDPMCGSGTILIEAAMIANNIPANINRKLFAFENWKDYDEELYFIIQDSLLKKIRSSHFKIMGFDKAPSAVQKAQANVENANLDEFIGVHHVNFFNSKKEVFGNTTIIFNPPYGERLNIDTEEFYKKIGDTLKHNYPGSMAWLITSDTDALKAVGLRTSKRIALKNGDLNCKFVKYELYEGTRKFKERKTDEEE
- a CDS encoding ATP-binding protein, encoding MVKIYKILIVFFVSHHFYSQENDGVFLFFDEIQKLNFAKSIEIANKLEDPVKTKLILLSKIIEDDRQTKLDRLDISYKFLKYNSKDNLDTYFYHIIKGFQFLNYTKNRLKSYNNFLKAYEVSLNIDSKQLSKFALQSTLIFYRKGILQGTKDYTIFLKQYKKLCTSNFDWLYYYSFKFNLLSQTITYNEKKSKNQILYNKIFEKYDSLIVNSNNLGKLKFLYFIDKGNHIIRENPKLAKQFFMKSWAYYENSKFFRFQKFYGLISLSRVTSLLNEHKKGIEYLNQAKQYISFNDSLWDKYDISAHKANHFYHLKQYDSAYYYEKDVRFLGFKINFQKENQQVSELKVELDTEKKEKENLQLKQKNLETEAESKQRRNMLIASLLFILSAGTIAILLLKNSKRKRKLAEQQKALETQKNLTLLKEQELTTINAMVDGQEKERKRIAEDLHDNLGSVLATLKLHFENLQINKEKKKINQEELFNKTESLIDEAYLKVRSIAHAKNAGVIANQGLLTAVQMMAEKISSADKINIEVIHFGLDKRLDNSLEITVFRIIQELITNIIKHAEAKNATINISLYDKNLNIIIEDNGKGFNVKKVNLKDGMGISSIKTRVEHLKGTFEIDATIGKGSSVIIDIPLE
- a CDS encoding class I SAM-dependent DNA methyltransferase, which gives rise to MKTKDWFTEWFNTSYYHILYKDRNDSDAQLFMKNITEFLALPKSTHILDLPCGKGRHSVFLNSLGYKVTGGDLSKNSIEFAKQFENDTLNFEVHDMRKPFNNNYDSVFNLFTSFGYFEDDAEDILILKNIKNGLSKDGYFVFDFLNANKVKANLVTEETKIVDDITFNIKREITNGFILKQISFFADGKKHSYTERVKFLDLEKMTSYLNKVGFTIKNVFGDYSLNDFDPKTSNRLILTAK
- a CDS encoding ZIP family metal transporter, giving the protein MSYILLVLSVLLGSTLVFVIKPSKKIVRLLLAFSGSYLLSVTILHLLPDVYTINSDATIVGVFILVGIILQSVLESFSKGAEHGHIHIHSDGKKFPTLLFVSLCLHAFSEGLPIHHADDNLLWAIVVHKIPIAIVLTTFLLHTNYPKKTVFLFLSFFALMSPLGILLGDKIPFFTTYATEITALIIGVFLHISTIILFESTENHKFNLQKFIAILLGVLLTIFTL